One region of Glycine max cultivar Williams 82 chromosome 9, Glycine_max_v4.0, whole genome shotgun sequence genomic DNA includes:
- the LOC100812846 gene encoding F-box protein CPR1, which yields MSDHLPREVVTDILSRLPAKSLLRFRSTSKSWKSLIDSQHFNSVHLSRSLSLTSNTTLILRLDSDLYQTNFPTLDPPLFLNHPLMCYSNNITLLGSCNGLLCISNVADDIAFWNPSLRQHRILPSLPLPRRRLHPDTTLFAARVYGFGFDHTSPDYKLVRISYFVDLQDRSFDSQVKLYTLRANAWKTLPSMPYALCCARTMGVFVGNSLHWVVTRKLEPDQPDLIVAFDLTHEIFTELPLPDTGGVGGGFEIDVALLGDSLCMTVNFHNSKMDVWVMREYNRGDSWCKLFTLEESRELRSFKCLRPLGYSSDGNKVLLEHDRKRLCWYDLGKKEVTLVRIQGLPNLNEAMICLGTLVTPYFLPRQICRKSPTLGCQRRRDDFLSQGFKLTL from the exons ATGTCGGATCATCTTCCGCGAGAAGTGGTAACCGACATCCTCTCCCGGTTACCGGCGAAATCCCTACTCCGATTCCGGTCAACCTCAAAGTCATGGAAGTCACTAATCGACAGCCAGCACTTCAACTCGGTCCATCTCAGCAGATCCCTGAGCTTAACCTCCAACACCACCCTCATCCTCCGCCTCGACTCTGATCTATACCAGACAAATTTCCCAACCCTAGACCCTCCCCTTTTTCTTAACCACCCTCTTATGTGTTACAGCAACAACATCACTCTTCTCGGTTCCTGCAACGGACTCCTCTGTATATCCAACGTCGCCGACGACATCGCCTTTTGGAACCCCTCCCTCCGCCAGCACCGTATTCTTCCCTCTTTGCCCCTCCCCCGCCGCCGCCTCCACCCCGACACCACTCTCTTCGCCGCCCGCGTCTACGGCTTCGGCTTCGACCATACAAGTCCCGACTACAAGCTCGTCCGCATCTCTTACTTCGTCGACTTGCAGGACCGCTCCTTCGACTCCCAGGTCAAGCTCTACACGCTCCGCGCCAACGCGTGGAAGACACTCCCCAGCATGCCCTACGCTCTCTGCTGCGCGCGCACCATGGGCGTCTTCGTCGGTAACTCCCTCCACTGGGTCGTCACGCGCAAACTCGAACCCGACCAGCCCGATCTCATCGTCGCCTTCGATCTAACCCACGAGATCTTCACCGAGCTCCCCCTTCCCGACACCGGAGGAGTCGGCGGAGGGTTCGAGATCGACGTGGCACTATTAGGCGATTCCCTCTGCATGACTGTGAATTTTCACAATTCAAAAATGGATGTTTGGGTGATGAGAGAGTATAACCGTGGTGACAGCTGGTGCAAGCTGTTCACGCTGGAGGAGTCGCGTGAGTTGAGATCGTTCAAGTGCTTGAGGCCCTTGGGATACTCGAGCGATGGGAATAAGGTTCTGTTGGAACACGACCGGAAGAGGCTGTGTTGGTATGACCTGGGAAAGAAAGAGGTTACCCTTGTTAGAATTCAGGGTTTGCCTAATTTGAACGAAGCCATGATTTGTTTGGGAACTCTCGTCACACCCTATTTCTTACCTCGTCAAATTTGTCGCAAGTCGCCGACTTTAGGCTGCCAACGTCGCAG GGATGACTTCCTGTCCCAGGGTTTCAAATTGACACTATGA